One genomic window of Mucilaginibacter sp. SJ includes the following:
- a CDS encoding acyltransferase family protein, with translation MTSTITEKPKRLLSLDVFRGITIAMMILVNDPGDWGHIYAPLEHSKWNGCTPTDLVFPFFLFMVGVSVIYAMESKKAAVSHSKLILKALRRTMILLLIPWITQLTLHPDTGLAHLRLPGVLPRIALVYFISTVLYLKTSQKTRDWIFAIALIGYFIIMTFIPVPGVGYANLEPETNMGAWIDRLVFTPDHLWRESHTWDPEGLLGTIPAVATALFGIRVGSWLKRRDRDDNIKTNWMFVYGIIAVIAGLFWDLFFPINKALWTSSFVLYTGGLATIGLALCYWLIDIQGYKRFTYPFVVFGTNAITAYVLSGFIPHYMGMIKINGSSIYQTFFAPYLSPVNASLISAIFTVLILWVVMWVFYIKKIFIKI, from the coding sequence ATGACCTCAACCATAACCGAAAAACCAAAACGCCTTCTTTCCCTTGATGTATTCCGGGGTATTACCATCGCCATGATGATCCTCGTCAATGACCCTGGCGACTGGGGGCATATCTATGCACCGCTTGAACATTCTAAATGGAACGGTTGTACACCTACCGACCTGGTTTTTCCTTTCTTTTTGTTTATGGTTGGCGTATCGGTTATATATGCCATGGAAAGTAAAAAGGCTGCGGTATCGCACAGTAAACTCATCCTGAAGGCGCTGCGCCGTACCATGATCTTGCTGCTGATCCCCTGGATAACTCAACTGACCTTGCACCCCGATACAGGGCTGGCTCATTTACGTTTGCCGGGTGTGTTGCCGCGCATAGCCCTGGTGTATTTCATCAGCACAGTACTTTATCTCAAGACATCACAAAAAACGCGCGACTGGATTTTTGCCATCGCACTTATCGGTTATTTTATCATCATGACCTTTATCCCTGTACCGGGTGTAGGCTATGCCAATCTTGAGCCTGAAACCAATATGGGGGCATGGATAGACAGGCTGGTATTTACGCCCGATCACCTCTGGCGCGAATCGCATACCTGGGATCCGGAAGGTTTGCTGGGAACTATTCCCGCCGTTGCCACAGCCCTGTTTGGTATTAGGGTGGGCAGCTGGCTAAAACGTAGAGACCGCGATGACAATATCAAAACTAACTGGATGTTTGTTTACGGAATAATCGCGGTTATAGCAGGCTTGTTTTGGGACTTGTTTTTCCCCATTAATAAAGCCTTGTGGACAAGCTCCTTTGTGCTTTATACCGGCGGCCTGGCAACCATTGGGCTGGCTTTATGCTACTGGCTTATTGACATACAAGGGTACAAACGCTTTACTTATCCCTTTGTGGTATTTGGTACCAATGCTATAACAGCTTATGTATTGTCGGGCTTTATTCCGCATTATATGGGGATGATCAAAATAAACGGCTCGTCTATTTATCAAACTTTTTTTGCGCCTTATCTTTCACCTGTAAATGCTTCATTGATAAGTGCTATATTTACGGTGCTCATTTTATGGGTAGTGATGTGGGTGTTCTACATCAAAAAGATCTTTATCAAAATTTAA
- a CDS encoding M16 family metallopeptidase: protein MNLNKYVPLALLALTLSGGSAFAQVKKKPVPSPKNKPGTQAIAAKSDILPVDKDVIIGKLPNGLTYYIRANVEPKSRAELYLVNKAGSVLENDDQQGLAHFTEHMAFNGTRDFPKNQMVDYLQKAGVKFGADLNAYTSFNETVYQLPLPTDTVSVFEKGFNILANWAGYVSFDPAEIDKERGVVLEEERLRGKNAQERLQQQTLPVLLNNSRYALRLPIGKEDILKNFKPETIKAFYQDWYRPDLQAVVAVGDFDPKRVEALIKQNFSQLKNPAAEKPRTKYSVPATPGTAVKIVTDPEYPYTVAQIIVKHPGTVTKTTGDYMQQVRVQLFNQMLNSRINELLQKPNPPFLYGRTSYGNFIGDQDAYTSLVVAKPGELEKAVKAVVAESERARKFGFTLTELERAKQDALVGIGNAYRERDKTPSANFVREYQANFLTGEAIPGISYEYNFYIGNIYKVSLADMNAMAGKFISDQNRVVVVQAPDKEKANLPDEKTLLNWIATGGQNVTAYIDNVSSDPLLAKVPEGTKVAKEETDEALGTTTLTLGNGLKVILKPTEYRNDQILINGYAFGGTSLASDDEFTSANLASSIISGSGIAQFNQGMLDKKLAGKNLSISPYISEFAQGISGNTSPADFETALQLIYLYFTQPRKDKDIWDANIDQTRSVLSTRGLDPGSVYQDTVSAVLSNYNFRGMVTTLPRLNAATLDKAYDFYKKRFADASGFTFTLVGNFNVETIKPYLEHYLGGLPSTNSKETYKNMNIEPPAGLITKTVNKGVGDKSTVQLVFSGDYDYNEANNIQVDALEEVLNIKLIERLREQESGVYAPGVRAGYHKIPGGRYTFTISFGCAPENVDKLINATMEEIAKIKQNGALPADIQKFVAEEARSTQQQLKQNVFWAGYLASTSQNGENPDQILGHVSSLEQITPQSTKDAANKYLSGKNLIKLILMPEKK from the coding sequence ATGAACCTGAACAAATACGTTCCGCTGGCCCTATTGGCTTTAACACTTTCGGGCGGAAGTGCTTTCGCACAAGTAAAAAAGAAACCTGTTCCGTCGCCTAAAAATAAACCGGGCACCCAGGCCATTGCTGCCAAGAGCGATATATTACCGGTTGACAAGGATGTGATCATTGGTAAATTACCCAACGGCTTAACTTATTATATCCGTGCCAATGTTGAGCCTAAAAGCAGGGCCGAACTTTACCTGGTTAATAAAGCCGGTTCGGTTTTGGAAAATGACGATCAGCAGGGCCTGGCCCATTTTACCGAGCACATGGCTTTTAACGGCACACGCGATTTTCCAAAAAACCAGATGGTTGACTACCTGCAAAAAGCAGGCGTGAAATTTGGCGCCGATTTAAACGCATACACCTCGTTTAACGAAACCGTGTATCAATTACCTCTGCCAACCGATACCGTCAGCGTGTTTGAAAAAGGCTTTAATATACTGGCCAACTGGGCCGGGTATGTAAGTTTTGATCCTGCCGAAATTGATAAAGAACGAGGCGTTGTTTTGGAAGAAGAGCGCCTTCGTGGCAAAAATGCCCAGGAACGTTTACAACAACAAACATTGCCCGTACTGCTTAACAACTCAAGGTATGCACTCCGCTTGCCGATAGGAAAGGAAGATATCCTGAAAAACTTTAAGCCGGAAACCATCAAAGCTTTTTACCAGGATTGGTATCGCCCCGATTTGCAGGCTGTTGTTGCCGTGGGCGATTTTGACCCAAAACGTGTTGAGGCACTCATTAAACAAAACTTTTCACAGCTTAAAAACCCGGCCGCCGAAAAGCCGAGGACAAAATATTCCGTACCTGCAACACCGGGTACCGCGGTAAAGATTGTAACTGACCCCGAGTATCCATACACTGTAGCGCAGATCATAGTAAAACATCCCGGCACAGTTACTAAAACTACCGGCGATTACATGCAGCAGGTAAGGGTGCAGTTATTTAACCAGATGCTTAATTCGCGCATAAACGAGTTGCTGCAAAAACCTAATCCGCCGTTTTTATATGGCCGTACCAGCTATGGTAATTTTATTGGCGACCAGGATGCTTATACTTCACTGGTTGTCGCCAAACCCGGCGAACTTGAAAAAGCGGTTAAAGCCGTAGTGGCTGAATCTGAACGCGCCCGCAAATTTGGTTTTACCCTTACCGAACTGGAACGTGCTAAGCAGGATGCACTGGTTGGTATTGGGAATGCTTACCGGGAGAGGGATAAAACCCCTTCGGCAAATTTTGTACGTGAATACCAGGCTAACTTTTTAACCGGCGAGGCTATCCCCGGCATCAGCTATGAATACAATTTTTATATAGGCAATATCTATAAAGTAAGCCTGGCCGATATGAATGCTATGGCCGGTAAATTTATCAGCGATCAAAACCGTGTGGTGGTAGTACAGGCCCCGGATAAAGAAAAAGCTAATTTGCCCGACGAGAAAACCTTGCTGAACTGGATTGCCACAGGCGGGCAAAATGTAACTGCCTATATTGATAATGTATCAAGTGACCCGCTGCTGGCCAAAGTTCCTGAAGGTACTAAAGTTGCTAAAGAAGAAACGGATGAAGCCCTTGGAACAACCACGCTTACTTTAGGCAATGGTTTAAAGGTGATCTTAAAACCTACTGAATATCGTAATGATCAGATCCTGATAAACGGTTACGCTTTTGGCGGTACATCACTGGCAAGTGACGATGAATTTACGTCGGCAAACCTGGCTTCATCTATTATCAGCGGTAGCGGTATAGCGCAGTTTAACCAGGGCATGCTTGATAAAAAGTTGGCCGGCAAAAACCTGAGTATTTCGCCGTATATCAGTGAGTTTGCGCAGGGCATTTCGGGAAATACTTCGCCCGCCGATTTTGAAACAGCCCTTCAGCTGATTTACCTGTACTTCACCCAGCCCCGTAAAGACAAAGACATCTGGGATGCCAACATCGATCAAACCAGGTCGGTATTGAGTACCCGCGGGCTTGATCCCGGAAGTGTTTACCAGGATACGGTATCGGCTGTATTAAGTAACTATAATTTCCGTGGTATGGTAACTACCTTACCAAGGTTAAATGCGGCAACACTTGATAAAGCTTACGATTTTTACAAAAAACGCTTTGCCGACGCCAGTGGTTTTACCTTTACCCTGGTGGGTAATTTTAACGTGGAAACAATTAAGCCATACCTGGAACATTACCTTGGCGGTTTGCCCTCAACCAACAGCAAGGAAACTTATAAAAACATGAATATTGAGCCGCCTGCAGGTTTGATCACCAAAACGGTGAATAAAGGGGTAGGTGATAAAAGCACGGTACAATTGGTTTTTAGCGGCGATTATGATTACAATGAAGCTAACAATATACAGGTAGATGCGCTGGAAGAAGTACTGAACATTAAACTGATTGAACGGTTACGTGAGCAGGAAAGCGGTGTATATGCTCCCGGAGTGAGGGCCGGCTACCATAAAATTCCGGGAGGCCGTTACACTTTTACCATATCTTTTGGTTGCGCACCCGAAAATGTGGATAAGCTGATCAACGCTACCATGGAGGAGATAGCCAAAATTAAACAGAACGGCGCCTTACCGGCAGATATCCAGAAATTTGTTGCCGAAGAAGCCCGTTCAACCCAGCAGCAGCTTAAACAAAATGTTTTCTGGGCGGGATATCTTGCCTCAACATCGCAAAACGGTGAAAACCCGGACCAGATCCTGGGGCATGTAAGCAGCCTTGAACAAATAACCCCTCAAAGCACTAAAGATGCCGCCAATAAGTACCTGAGCGGTAAAAATTTGATTAAACTGATATTGATGCCCGAAAAGAAATAA
- a CDS encoding ligase-associated DNA damage response DEXH box helicase, which translates to MTSKGQQVIQQWYTEKSWEQFPFQAEMMEAYLGGYSGLLNAPTGSGKTFALFLPFLAGFINTHPDTYKTKQNNGLLMLWITPLRALTNDIRKAMQEACDEIGLPWRIATRTGDTPAAEKQALKKKLPEVLLTTPESLHLMLAQKEYPKLFSQLQVVVIDEWHELLGTKRGVQVELGLSRLKHLTPTLSKGEGAEKLDTKVKEKYPGYHTTDALSWQANIDNAKFMRHQPTEAENILWQLLRGKRTGYKFRRQHLVLNYIPDFICLEKKLIVEVDGGYHNSIEQQHLDEERTAYLNSQGYTVLRYTNDEVLQNPEKVIDSIKQYLEKSSLPLGEGWGGVKIWGISATIGNLEQAAEVLLGNDFPSEQVKMVRANLEKKLDIRSIIPQNIENYSWAGHIGLKLLPEVMEIVAKSKTTLIFTNTRSQSEIWYHAILDNYPEYAGIMAMHHGSLDNELRNWVEAALHAEALKLVVCTSSLDLGVDFRPVDTVVQVGSPKGVARFMQRAGRSGHHPGATSLAYFVPTHSLELLEGAALKEAIKDKIFESRDPMLLTMDVLIQYMVTLAVSDGFYADELFEEVKTTYAFADLSRNEFGQLLDFITSGGKTLAQYDEFLKVEVENGLYKVNSRRVAMRHRLSIGTITSELSIRVKWLSGGSLGTIEESFVSKLKPGNTFWFAGRSLEFVRVKEMTAYVKKSNSTKGIIPSWNGGRMPLSSQLAAVFRLKLDEVAHGIEKDVEVKALKPLFDLQQQLSHLPQSHEFLIESFKSREGHHLLFYPFEGRLVHEGMASLLAYRISKIRPASFSIAMNDYGFELLTDEDIPIEEALEDTGFFSIDNLIDDIQHSLNANEMARRRFRDIAHIGGLVFTGYPGQQVKNKHLQASTSLLFEVFSEYEPDNLLVRQAYNEALAFQLEEFRLRAALQRIQTQNIILKVIERPTPFAFPIMVDSLGRERLTTETMEERIAKMARSYGAEGVPEPAERKSRKPGITRKKGF; encoded by the coding sequence ATGACAAGCAAAGGCCAACAGGTTATACAGCAATGGTACACGGAAAAAAGCTGGGAGCAGTTCCCTTTCCAGGCTGAAATGATGGAGGCATACCTTGGCGGTTATTCAGGCTTGTTGAATGCTCCCACAGGTAGTGGTAAAACTTTTGCCTTGTTCCTGCCTTTTCTGGCAGGGTTCATCAACACACATCCCGATACCTATAAAACAAAACAAAATAACGGTTTGCTGATGCTTTGGATAACCCCTTTAAGGGCGCTTACCAACGATATCCGCAAAGCCATGCAGGAAGCCTGCGATGAGATTGGTTTACCATGGCGTATAGCCACCCGAACCGGGGATACCCCCGCTGCCGAAAAACAGGCCCTCAAAAAAAAGCTGCCCGAAGTGCTGCTCACCACGCCGGAAAGCTTGCACCTCATGCTGGCCCAAAAGGAATATCCTAAACTGTTCAGTCAGCTGCAGGTGGTTGTGATTGATGAATGGCACGAGTTATTGGGTACGAAGAGGGGAGTGCAGGTGGAGCTGGGTTTGTCCAGATTAAAGCACCTCACCCCAACCCTCTCCAAAGGAGAGGGAGCCGAAAAGTTAGATACTAAAGTAAAAGAAAAATATCCCGGCTATCATACAACCGATGCTTTGAGCTGGCAGGCAAATATTGATAATGCAAAGTTTATGCGTCATCAACCTACCGAAGCGGAAAATATTTTGTGGCAATTATTGAGAGGTAAAAGGACGGGATATAAATTCAGGCGGCAACATCTTGTGTTGAATTATATACCAGATTTTATCTGCCTTGAGAAGAAATTGATTGTTGAGGTTGATGGAGGATATCATAACAGCATAGAACAACAACATTTAGACGAAGAAAGGACAGCATATTTAAATTCACAGGGATATACCGTGCTGAGATATACTAATGATGAAGTGTTGCAAAATCCTGAAAAGGTAATTGATTCCATTAAGCAATATTTAGAAAAAAGCTCCCTCCCCCTCGGGGAGGGTTGGGGTGGGGTGAAAATCTGGGGCATCTCCGCAACTATTGGCAATCTTGAACAGGCCGCCGAAGTTTTATTAGGGAATGATTTTCCGTCGGAACAGGTTAAAATGGTGCGCGCTAACCTGGAGAAGAAGCTGGATATCCGGTCTATTATTCCACAGAATATTGAGAATTACTCCTGGGCTGGGCATATCGGTTTAAAGCTGCTGCCCGAGGTGATGGAAATAGTTGCCAAAAGTAAAACCACACTGATATTTACCAATACCCGCTCTCAATCGGAGATCTGGTACCATGCCATTTTGGATAATTACCCGGAATATGCAGGCATCATGGCTATGCACCATGGCTCATTGGATAACGAGCTGCGCAACTGGGTAGAAGCCGCCCTGCATGCCGAAGCGCTAAAACTGGTGGTATGTACTTCAAGTTTAGACCTGGGGGTTGATTTTCGCCCTGTAGATACCGTTGTACAGGTTGGCAGTCCCAAAGGTGTTGCCCGTTTTATGCAACGCGCAGGGCGAAGCGGGCACCATCCGGGAGCGACATCTCTGGCTTATTTTGTACCCACGCACTCGCTCGAGTTATTGGAGGGCGCGGCGCTGAAGGAAGCTATTAAGGATAAGATTTTTGAAAGCCGCGATCCGATGCTGCTCACCATGGATGTGCTGATCCAGTACATGGTGACACTGGCCGTGTCTGATGGTTTTTACGCCGACGAACTGTTTGAGGAGGTTAAAACCACCTATGCCTTTGCTGATCTGAGCAGGAACGAATTTGGTCAGCTACTTGATTTTATCACCAGCGGCGGCAAAACGCTTGCCCAGTATGATGAATTTTTAAAAGTTGAGGTTGAAAACGGATTGTATAAAGTAAATAGCCGCAGAGTAGCAATGCGCCACCGGCTGAGTATTGGCACCATTACCAGTGAATTAAGCATCCGCGTAAAATGGCTCAGCGGTGGTAGTTTGGGTACTATTGAAGAGTCCTTTGTATCGAAGTTAAAACCCGGGAATACCTTTTGGTTTGCGGGTCGTAGTTTGGAGTTTGTGCGCGTGAAGGAAATGACGGCCTACGTTAAAAAATCCAACTCCACCAAAGGCATCATCCCGAGTTGGAACGGGGGGCGGATGCCGCTGTCATCACAATTGGCGGCTGTGTTCAGGCTTAAACTGGATGAGGTGGCGCATGGCATCGAAAAAGATGTGGAAGTTAAAGCTTTGAAACCGCTTTTTGATTTGCAGCAGCAATTATCGCACCTGCCGCAAAGCCACGAGTTTTTGATCGAGTCGTTTAAATCAAGAGAAGGGCACCACTTGTTGTTTTATCCTTTTGAAGGGCGATTGGTGCACGAAGGCATGGCATCGCTGCTGGCTTATCGCATCAGTAAAATAAGACCTGCCAGTTTTTCCATTGCCATGAATGATTATGGCTTTGAATTGCTCACCGACGAAGACATCCCTATTGAGGAAGCATTGGAGGATACCGGCTTTTTTTCGATAGATAACCTGATAGATGATATTCAGCACAGTTTAAATGCCAATGAAATGGCCCGCCGCCGTTTCAGGGATATAGCACATATCGGTGGCTTGGTATTTACCGGCTATCCGGGTCAGCAGGTTAAGAATAAACATTTGCAGGCATCAACTTCATTGCTGTTTGAAGTCTTCAGCGAGTATGAGCCGGATAACTTACTGGTACGCCAGGCCTATAATGAGGCTTTGGCCTTTCAATTAGAAGAGTTCAGGCTAAGGGCTGCTTTGCAACGGATCCAAACACAAAATATCATTTTGAAAGTGATTGAGCGACCAACACCTTTTGCCTTTCCGATCATGGTTGACAGCCTCGGCCGGGAAAGACTAACTACTGAGACCATGGAAGAGCGCATAGCCAAAATGGCCCGCAGCTACGGCGCCGAAGGTGTTCCCGAACCTGCAGAGCGGAAAAGCAGAAAGCCGGGAATTACAAGGAAGAAAGGGTTTTAA
- a CDS encoding DUF2059 domain-containing protein has protein sequence MNLKLKLIALTGIILFSFSSLKAQTTTQTITQSHLKAAEQLLISIGIDKQFGGMMDNIINSTSSQMPAEQRAKFIDVMKTFMSKYFTWDLLKDKMAAIYAEEFTEDELNQISVFYSSPIGQKVSSKLPALMQRGMMVGQNAVAEHKDELTQMMQDAFGSSNQAPAKKPASKSATKH, from the coding sequence ATGAACCTAAAACTTAAACTTATCGCATTAACAGGAATCATCCTGTTTTCTTTTTCAAGCTTAAAAGCGCAAACAACCACTCAAACTATTACCCAATCACATTTAAAGGCCGCTGAGCAATTGTTAATTTCTATTGGTATAGATAAACAGTTTGGCGGAATGATGGATAATATCATTAACTCCACAAGTAGTCAAATGCCTGCAGAGCAGCGTGCCAAATTCATTGATGTGATGAAAACCTTTATGAGCAAATATTTTACCTGGGATTTGCTTAAAGATAAGATGGCAGCTATTTATGCTGAAGAATTTACTGAAGATGAACTTAATCAGATTTCTGTGTTTTATAGCTCACCGATAGGGCAAAAAGTAAGCTCAAAATTGCCTGCGTTAATGCAAAGGGGGATGATGGTTGGCCAGAATGCCGTTGCAGAACATAAAGATGAACTAACGCAAATGATGCAGGATGCTTTTGGTTCTTCTAACCAGGCTCCGGCTAAAAAGCCGGCCTCAAAATCAGCTACAAAACATTAA
- a CDS encoding SDR family oxidoreductase, translated as MNLGLDQKVAVVLAASKGLGKASAMALSAEGAKVIIGSRNAAELNEAAEDISSKTGNEVSCFPVDVSDSGQLTSFINRAGSVYGRIDILVNNAGGPPFGKFESFDDTQWQQAYEQNMLSFVRTSRLVLPFMKTAGSGRIINIVSGSVKSVLTNSVLSTAMRMGVVGMAKMLADELGVYGITVNNIAPGLILTDRIRHTLPRDVDPEEAIKEKAKSIPLKRIGKPEEFAALVAFLSSAQAAYISGTTIQVDGGASRAIF; from the coding sequence ATGAACCTCGGATTAGATCAAAAGGTAGCTGTTGTATTGGCGGCAAGTAAAGGATTAGGGAAAGCCTCGGCAATGGCTTTATCAGCAGAAGGCGCGAAAGTCATCATCGGTTCCCGGAACGCGGCAGAACTTAACGAGGCCGCAGAAGACATTAGCTCAAAAACGGGCAATGAAGTGTCCTGCTTCCCGGTAGACGTCAGCGATAGCGGGCAATTGACTTCGTTTATAAATCGGGCGGGCAGCGTATATGGGCGGATAGATATATTGGTTAATAATGCCGGCGGGCCACCGTTCGGGAAGTTTGAGAGCTTTGACGACACACAATGGCAGCAGGCCTATGAACAAAACATGCTCAGTTTTGTCCGGACATCCCGGTTGGTATTACCGTTCATGAAAACGGCAGGCAGCGGCCGTATTATCAATATCGTTAGTGGTTCGGTCAAGTCCGTATTGACCAACTCGGTACTGTCTACCGCAATGCGTATGGGCGTAGTTGGTATGGCAAAAATGCTCGCTGACGAATTGGGCGTTTATGGAATTACCGTTAATAATATCGCGCCGGGCCTTATTCTGACAGATCGGATCAGGCACACATTGCCCCGGGACGTGGACCCCGAAGAGGCAATTAAGGAAAAAGCCAAAAGTATTCCGCTCAAACGCATTGGCAAGCCGGAAGAGTTTGCAGCCCTGGTAGCATTCCTTTCGTCTGCCCAGGCAGCATACATCAGCGGGACAACCATTCAGGTAGACGGAGGCGCCAGCCGTGCTATTTTTTAA
- a CDS encoding DUF1349 domain-containing protein → MKKLTFLTLFALLSKFGFAQNLNSMQWYSKPQKSLIEGSTLHMTVDPATDYWRVTHYGFIRDNGPFYFTEQEGDFEASVKITGAYKELFHQAGLMVRIDNKNWIKTGIEYVDGVQNVSAVVTREVSDWSVVPRHDSPKSVWLKLLRKGDFVEIKYSFDGEKYDMLRLAYFPPNVKAMIGMVAAAPGKQSFDVTFEDFKVLKIGK, encoded by the coding sequence ATGAAAAAACTAACCTTTTTAACCTTATTTGCCCTGCTCAGCAAATTTGGTTTCGCACAAAACTTAAACAGTATGCAGTGGTACAGTAAACCCCAAAAATCATTGATAGAAGGCAGTACGCTGCACATGACCGTTGACCCCGCAACCGACTACTGGCGGGTAACACATTATGGCTTTATCAGGGATAACGGTCCATTTTATTTTACCGAACAGGAAGGCGATTTTGAAGCCAGCGTAAAAATTACCGGGGCCTACAAAGAGCTGTTTCACCAGGCCGGGTTAATGGTAAGGATAGATAACAAAAACTGGATAAAAACCGGAATTGAATATGTTGACGGCGTGCAAAACGTAAGCGCCGTGGTTACCCGCGAAGTTTCAGACTGGTCGGTAGTGCCGAGGCATGACAGCCCCAAATCTGTTTGGCTGAAATTGCTGCGGAAAGGTGATTTCGTAGAGATCAAATATTCGTTCGATGGTGAAAAATATGATATGCTCCGCCTGGCTTACTTCCCGCCCAATGTAAAAGCGATGATAGGAATGGTTGCGGCGGCACCCGGCAAACAAAGCTTTGATGTAACGTTTGAAGATTTTAAGGTGCTGAAGATCGGCAAATAA
- the abc-f gene encoding ribosomal protection-like ABC-F family protein, whose amino-acid sequence MLILHDITYIHPNRDLLFAGIDLVVNKNDKIALIGNNGTGKSTLLKILAGNLQPASGVVKTTSKPYYVPQIFGQYNEFSIAEALQIANKLNALKQILEGNVTDENMTLLNDDWAIEERCQEAFIHWQLRDIDLSQKMGTLSGGQKTKVFLAGIAIHRPEIVLLDEPSNHLDNSSRELLYNYIQSTNNTLVVVSHDRTLLNLLNTVCELSKRGITVYGGDYDFYAEQKMMESDALNQDVRSREKALRKAKDTERESIERQQKLDARGKKKQEKAGVPTIMMKTLKNSAEKSTSKMKGVHAEKTDAIAQELSQLRTWLPDIDKMKMGFDNSALHKGKVLISAKDLDFGYGDQQLWKSPLSFQIASGERLVIKGANGSGKTTLIKMLLGSLEPQSGTIERAAVKAIYIDQDYSLINNKLSVYEQAEEYNSGILQEHDIKIRLNRFLFTKEYWDKPCSALSGGEKMRLMICSLTISNQAPDMIILDEPTNNLDIQNIEILTAAINDYQGTLIVVSHDEYFLKEIRVEREILIG is encoded by the coding sequence ATGCTTATTCTGCACGATATCACTTATATACACCCTAACCGTGATCTTTTATTTGCCGGTATAGATCTCGTAGTCAATAAAAATGATAAAATAGCCCTCATAGGCAACAACGGCACGGGGAAATCAACCCTGCTTAAAATATTAGCCGGAAACTTACAACCCGCAAGCGGCGTAGTAAAAACTACTTCTAAGCCATATTATGTGCCCCAGATTTTTGGACAGTACAACGAGTTTAGCATTGCCGAAGCCCTGCAAATAGCCAATAAACTAAACGCCTTAAAGCAGATCCTTGAAGGCAATGTTACCGACGAAAATATGACCCTGCTCAATGACGACTGGGCTATTGAGGAGCGCTGCCAGGAAGCGTTTATCCATTGGCAACTTAGGGATATTGACCTGTCGCAAAAAATGGGAACACTTAGCGGCGGGCAAAAAACGAAAGTATTTTTAGCAGGCATCGCCATTCATCGCCCCGAAATAGTTTTGCTGGATGAGCCGAGCAACCATTTGGATAATTCAAGCAGGGAACTGTTGTATAATTATATCCAATCAACCAATAATACGCTGGTGGTGGTTAGTCACGACCGTACCTTACTCAACTTACTTAATACGGTTTGCGAACTTAGCAAGCGGGGCATAACCGTTTACGGCGGAGATTACGATTTTTATGCCGAACAAAAAATGATGGAGAGCGATGCCCTGAACCAGGATGTAAGAAGCAGGGAGAAAGCGCTCCGCAAGGCTAAGGACACAGAAAGGGAATCGATTGAACGGCAGCAAAAGCTGGATGCCCGCGGTAAAAAGAAACAGGAAAAAGCCGGTGTGCCCACTATCATGATGAAAACGCTTAAAAACAGCGCCGAAAAAAGCACCTCGAAGATGAAGGGTGTCCATGCCGAAAAAACTGATGCTATCGCACAGGAACTAAGCCAGCTACGCACATGGTTGCCGGATATTGATAAAATGAAGATGGGCTTTGACAATTCGGCACTTCATAAAGGGAAGGTACTGATTAGTGCTAAGGACCTCGACTTTGGATACGGGGATCAGCAGCTCTGGAAGTCGCCGTTAAGTTTTCAAATCGCCAGCGGCGAAAGGCTGGTGATCAAAGGAGCAAACGGCTCGGGCAAAACAACGCTGATAAAAATGCTGCTGGGCTCACTGGAACCACAATCGGGCACAATTGAACGCGCGGCGGTTAAAGCCATTTATATCGACCAGGATTATTCACTCATCAATAACAAGCTCAGTGTTTATGAACAGGCGGAAGAATATAATTCGGGCATATTGCAGGAACATGACATCAAAATTCGCCTCAACAGGTTTTTGTTTACTAAGGAGTATTGGGATAAACCGTGCAGCGCCCTGAGCGGTGGCGAAAAAATGCGGCTGATGATCTGTTCGTTAACCATCAGCAACCAGGCACCGGATATGATCATCCTGGATGAGCCCACCAATAACCTCGATATCCAAAACATCGAAATTTTAACAGCAGCTATTAACGATTACCAGGGAACGCTCATCGTTGTATCGCACGATGAATATTTTTTAAAGGAGATACGCGTGGAACGGGAGATTTTGATAGGGTAA